The Topomyia yanbarensis strain Yona2022 unplaced genomic scaffold, ASM3024719v1 HiC_scaffold_6, whole genome shotgun sequence genome contains a region encoding:
- the LOC131695942 gene encoding histone H4-like, producing the protein MTGRGKGLGKGGAKRHRKVLRDNIQGITKPAIRRLARRGGVKRISGLIYEETRGVLKIFLENVIRDAVTYTEHAKRKTVTAMDVVYALKRQGRTLYGFGG; encoded by the coding sequence ATGACTGGCCGTGGCAAAGGGCTCGGCAAGGGAGGCGCTAAGCGGCACCGCAAGGTGCTTCGTGACAATATCCAGGGCATCACCAAACCCGCCATTCGTCGTCTGGCTCGACGTGGAGGAGTGAAGCGAATCTCCGGTTTGATATACGAGGAAACCCGTGGTGTGCTGAAGATTTTTCTGGAAAACGTTATCCGGGACGCTGTGACGTACACTGAACATGCCAAACGGAAGACCGTCACTGCGATGGATGTCGTCTATGCGCTTAAACGCCAGGGACGCACATTGTacggttttggtggttaa
- the LOC131695941 gene encoding histone H2B, gonadal-like translates to EKKKRKQRRKESYAIYIYKVLKQVHPDTGVSSKAMSIMNSFVNDIFERIANEASRLAHYNRRSTITSREVQTAVRLLLPGELAKHAVSEGTKAVTKYTSSK, encoded by the coding sequence gagaagaagaagcgaaagcaacggcgcaaggaaagctacgctatctacatctacaaggtgCTGAAGCAGGTCCATCCGGACACCGGTGTCTCGTCGAAGGCGATGAGCATCATGAATAGCTTCGTGAACGACATCTTCGAGCGTATTGCTAACGAAGCATCTCGTCTGGCCCATTACAACCGACGGTCGACGATCACCTCCCGCGAGGTACAGACCGCCGTTCGTTTGCTGTTACCGGGAGAGCTGGCGAAACATGCCGTATCGGAAGGTACCAAGGCCGTTACCAAGTATACCAGCTCGAAGTAA